The following are encoded in a window of Candidatus Poribacteria bacterium genomic DNA:
- a CDS encoding class I SAM-dependent methyltransferase — protein MNDEITIANRAHWEAEVLRKNGFTVPWLDLDRDDILKYAEDRLDPVPYHLYQIYPAYLLRDVVNKDVLCLAAGGGQQSAVFGLLGARVTVIDFTQGQLDGDITAAAHYGYSVETICANIRDLSEIEGAAYDLIYQGPAMSWVPSVHEIYRGVSRIIRPGGRYRVDFGNPANHFWEWDGEYYRVTEPYAERVSRYPDGAFDFRHYLSDIFNGLLDNGFQIERVEERSWTQPDIDATPGSWTHEMAYNVSFAVVAKKEM, from the coding sequence ATGAATGATGAAATCACTATTGCCAATCGAGCACATTGGGAAGCCGAAGTATTAAGAAAGAACGGCTTTACCGTGCCGTGGCTCGACCTGGATAGAGACGATATTCTGAAATATGCTGAGGATCGCCTTGATCCGGTGCCGTATCATCTCTACCAAATTTACCCTGCGTATCTACTCAGAGATGTTGTCAACAAAGATGTGTTGTGTCTCGCGGCAGGTGGAGGACAGCAGTCAGCGGTATTCGGTCTGCTTGGTGCCCGTGTAACTGTGATTGATTTTACACAGGGTCAGCTTGACGGAGATATTACTGCTGCAGCACATTACGGCTATTCAGTCGAGACAATTTGTGCCAATATTCGCGATCTGTCCGAAATCGAAGGTGCTGCGTATGATCTCATCTATCAAGGGCCTGCTATGAGTTGGGTGCCATCCGTTCATGAAATCTATAGAGGTGTCTCAAGGATCATCCGACCCGGCGGACGGTATCGCGTGGATTTTGGTAATCCCGCCAATCATTTTTGGGAATGGGACGGTGAATATTATCGCGTCACTGAGCCGTATGCTGAGCGTGTTTCGAGGTACCCAGACGGTGCCTTCGATTTCCGGCACTACTTGAGCGATATATTCAACGGACTCTTGGACAACGGTTTTCAGATTGAGCGAGTTGAGGAACGTTCTTGGACACAGCCAGATATTGACGCTACACCCGGAAGTTGGACGCACGAAATGGCTTACAACGTGAGTTTTGCCGTTGTTGCGAAGAAAGAGATGTAG
- a CDS encoding aminoglycoside phosphotransferase family protein, protein MNQTTEITAENVCDFLKKFATDISIEELKPVSKRHRGGDNFTFYYRDDAILKVARNAYRARLLKEVKLTEYLHALSMPFTVAKPIMVHDKGFYAMFSRIDGTSLPIEALEGFTPKELEAFGKSLGTSLTFLHRHKFPDEVLDHIPRAADPFAVAIRDTRQQLAFIAENTTEIYTSRWSEKLENLQERLNQRWAVVHTDLQINHLFFLQENLEQLAIIDWADTVLHDPAIDLSEFAIEMYSDLPPDGIVAKRVIDVVLKYYQTDDDAITEKIEFGLLIFQIWRAYQWIKNLMNQSY, encoded by the coding sequence ATGAATCAAACAACTGAGATTACAGCAGAAAATGTGTGTGATTTTCTTAAAAAATTCGCTACAGATATATCTATTGAAGAGTTAAAACCTGTATCCAAACGCCACCGCGGTGGTGATAACTTTACCTTCTACTACCGCGACGATGCTATCCTCAAGGTTGCGCGCAACGCCTACCGAGCCAGGCTTCTAAAAGAAGTTAAACTCACAGAATACCTGCACGCATTATCGATGCCTTTCACTGTAGCAAAACCAATCATGGTACACGACAAGGGATTCTACGCAATGTTCTCAAGGATTGATGGTACTTCACTACCGATAGAAGCACTTGAGGGATTTACCCCCAAGGAGTTAGAAGCCTTTGGCAAATCTCTCGGTACCTCTCTCACTTTTCTGCACAGGCACAAATTTCCAGATGAGGTTTTAGACCACATCCCACGCGCTGCCGATCCTTTTGCAGTGGCAATTCGTGACACAAGACAACAACTCGCGTTTATTGCGGAAAATACCACGGAAATCTATACAAGCCGATGGAGTGAAAAGCTGGAAAACCTACAGGAGCGTTTAAACCAGAGATGGGCTGTCGTTCACACAGATCTGCAAATAAACCACCTGTTTTTTCTACAGGAAAATCTTGAACAACTCGCGATTATTGATTGGGCTGATACCGTGCTGCATGATCCAGCGATAGATCTATCTGAATTCGCTATAGAGATGTACTCGGATTTACCGCCTGATGGTATTGTTGCCAAAAGAGTTATTGATGTGGTTCTGAAGTACTATCAGACAGATGATGATGCGATTACAGAGAAGATCGAATTTGGACTTCTCATTTTTCAAATTTGGCGCGCCTACCAATGGATAAAGAACTTGATGAATCAATCCTATTGA
- a CDS encoding NUDIX hydrolase: MSRAQCLVHRQKRILMVKHRHEGEEWWCLPGGRIEAGETPEQAALRELWEECRVEGTIIRPTSVVTFAPDDLYYTYLMEIGAQEVSLGNDPELKGNQILVDIAWICLNELTERDRAFLWTAGLLTIPEFFEEICHLPGVPP; the protein is encoded by the coding sequence ATGTCACGTGCGCAGTGCCTTGTTCATAGGCAGAAAAGAATTCTAATGGTCAAGCACCGGCACGAAGGAGAAGAGTGGTGGTGTCTTCCCGGTGGTCGTATTGAAGCGGGTGAAACACCGGAACAAGCTGCGCTGAGAGAACTTTGGGAGGAGTGTCGTGTTGAAGGCACTATAATCCGTCCGACATCTGTCGTTACCTTTGCTCCTGATGACTTGTATTATACCTACTTGATGGAAATAGGTGCGCAGGAAGTGTCCTTGGGAAACGATCCTGAACTAAAAGGGAATCAGATTCTTGTGGACATTGCGTGGATATGTCTAAACGAACTCACAGAACGGGATAGGGCGTTTCTATGGACTGCTGGCTTGTTGACAATTCCTGAATTTTTTGAGGAAATCTGTCACTTACCGGGAGTGCCGCCGTAA
- a CDS encoding N-acetyltransferase, protein MEGLSIRKARASDGEFVFAVKEAAYREYVEQVWGWDDGYQRERHNREFASHDFHIIQFRGTDVGFFITSSTSGTLEVNQIFILPEYQGRGLGSACMTRIIDNANLEQRSVVLQVLKVNTRGISLYQRLGFTIVDEDSIYFQMEKLPE, encoded by the coding sequence GTGGAGGGGTTGAGTATTCGCAAGGCACGCGCAAGCGACGGCGAATTCGTTTTTGCTGTAAAGGAGGCAGCATACCGAGAATATGTAGAACAGGTATGGGGTTGGGACGATGGTTATCAACGGGAACGACACAATAGAGAATTCGCTTCGCACGATTTTCACATTATCCAGTTTCGCGGAACCGATGTCGGTTTCTTCATAACATCTTCTACTTCCGGCACGCTCGAGGTCAATCAGATCTTTATTCTTCCTGAATATCAGGGGAGAGGCCTCGGTTCCGCGTGCATGACCCGTATTATTGATAATGCCAACCTTGAGCAGAGATCTGTGGTGCTTCAAGTCCTAAAGGTCAATACCCGTGGTATATCCCTCTATCAGCGGTTGGGATTCACAATCGTTGATGAGGATTCCATATACTTCCAGATGGAAAAATTGCCTGAATAG